A region of Granulicella sibirica DNA encodes the following proteins:
- a CDS encoding alpha/beta hydrolase, which produces MSIKSQETIQDADDLKIFFRSWRPETKARATVVIVPGFNAHSGYYEHVAEHLVADGLSVYAVDLRGRGNSEGERFFVESFDDYVRDVEAVMEIVKTREPALPMFMLGHSAGGVVACLYTLDHPADLTGLICESFAHELPAPDFVLSVFKGLSHLAPHAHILHLPNERFSRDPVVVETMNNDPLIENETQPTQTMAAMVRADERLKQDFPQITLPVLILHGTEDKNTRPSGSQHFYDNAGSPDKTLKFYEGGFHDLLNDVDKEVVLADIIGWINAHLVVTAHISEELPALAH; this is translated from the coding sequence ATGAGCATAAAAAGCCAAGAAACAATCCAGGACGCAGATGACCTGAAAATATTCTTTCGGTCCTGGCGTCCTGAAACGAAAGCCCGCGCCACCGTAGTCATTGTGCCTGGATTCAACGCTCATAGCGGGTACTACGAACATGTAGCCGAGCACCTCGTTGCCGACGGCCTATCCGTATACGCGGTCGATCTTCGTGGCAGAGGTAACTCTGAAGGCGAGCGATTCTTTGTTGAATCGTTCGATGACTACGTGCGTGACGTCGAGGCGGTCATGGAGATCGTGAAAACCCGCGAACCGGCGCTCCCGATGTTCATGCTCGGTCATAGCGCCGGAGGTGTCGTCGCGTGTCTATACACGCTCGATCACCCAGCCGATCTAACGGGGCTAATCTGCGAGAGTTTCGCCCATGAGCTACCCGCTCCCGACTTTGTTCTGTCAGTCTTCAAAGGATTGAGCCATCTCGCTCCGCACGCACACATCCTTCATCTCCCGAATGAGCGATTCTCAAGGGATCCTGTTGTTGTAGAAACGATGAACAACGATCCGCTGATTGAGAACGAGACTCAGCCTACACAGACCATGGCCGCGATGGTTCGGGCGGACGAACGCCTCAAGCAGGACTTCCCGCAGATCACGCTGCCTGTTCTCATTCTTCACGGAACAGAAGATAAGAACACACGGCCAAGTGGTAGCCAGCACTTCTACGACAATGCTGGCTCTCCCGACAAAACGCTCAAGTTCTATGAGGGCGGATTCCACGACCTCCTGAACGATGTGGATAAGGAAGTGGTATTGGCCGACATCATTGGCTGGATCAACGCTCATTTGGTAGTGACCGCGCACATTTCCGAAGAACTCCCTGCACTTGCGCATTGA
- a CDS encoding FAD-dependent oxidoreductase: MTVENYENVVIGSGEGGKYLAWHLSQSGQQVAVIERRWIGGSCPNVNCLPSKNEIWSAKVAYLSQHASTFGVAPTKPPSDMEAVQERKRRMVQGLIATNLEHYKSSSTELVMGEAKFVGPKTLEVQLNDGGTRTLKAERIFLNLGTHASIPPVPGLAEARPLTNIELLQLDRIPEHLIVLGGGYVGLEFAQAFRRFGSRVTILHRGSQLLTNQDADIAGSLLETILKEEIEVIAVSETLRVAGTSGSSVTLLVKTDAGETMVAGSDILVATGRAPNTTSIGLEIAGVQLTEQGYVKVDDRLQTTAASIWAIGECAGSPQFTHISYDDFRVIRDNLAGIDRTTAGRLVPSCLFTDPPVSQIGLTEGEARRRGIPVRVTKLPMAAVLRTRTLDESHGFMKALLEVGGDCILGFSMIGPEAGEVMAIVQVAMLAGLPYTTLRDATFTHPTMAEGLVFLFSQVEPRR; encoded by the coding sequence ATGACTGTGGAGAACTACGAAAACGTCGTCATCGGCAGCGGCGAAGGTGGCAAATACCTCGCTTGGCATTTGTCACAGTCTGGACAACAAGTCGCTGTAATCGAGCGGCGCTGGATCGGGGGATCCTGCCCGAATGTAAACTGCCTCCCGAGTAAGAACGAGATTTGGAGTGCCAAGGTCGCGTACCTCTCGCAGCACGCAAGCACCTTTGGTGTGGCTCCCACCAAACCCCCATCTGACATGGAGGCGGTCCAAGAGCGCAAGCGAAGAATGGTGCAGGGCCTAATCGCTACGAATTTGGAGCACTACAAGAGTAGTAGCACTGAGCTTGTGATGGGTGAGGCAAAGTTTGTTGGTCCGAAGACGCTTGAAGTCCAACTAAACGACGGTGGGACTCGAACACTGAAAGCAGAGCGGATCTTCCTCAACCTGGGAACCCACGCCTCTATTCCCCCGGTGCCGGGCCTCGCAGAGGCTCGGCCCTTAACGAATATCGAGCTTCTTCAACTCGATCGCATCCCCGAGCACCTTATCGTCTTGGGGGGAGGATATGTCGGGCTCGAGTTCGCTCAGGCGTTTCGTCGTTTCGGAAGCCGAGTAACGATCCTGCACCGAGGGTCGCAGTTGTTGACGAACCAGGATGCAGATATCGCTGGCTCTCTACTTGAAACGATACTCAAAGAGGAAATCGAAGTGATTGCCGTCTCCGAGACTCTGAGGGTGGCGGGGACATCGGGCTCTAGCGTCACTTTGCTCGTAAAAACTGATGCTGGAGAAACCATGGTTGCAGGAAGCGATATCCTCGTCGCGACCGGCCGAGCCCCGAACACCACCTCAATAGGTCTAGAGATCGCTGGTGTTCAGCTCACTGAACAGGGGTATGTGAAAGTGGATGATCGTCTCCAGACGACCGCTGCGAGTATATGGGCAATCGGGGAATGCGCAGGGAGTCCGCAGTTTACTCATATTTCCTACGATGATTTTCGTGTAATTCGTGACAATCTCGCCGGCATTGATCGGACGACAGCCGGCCGCCTGGTACCCTCCTGTCTCTTCACCGATCCACCGGTCTCGCAGATTGGTTTGACAGAGGGGGAGGCTCGCCGTCGCGGAATACCTGTACGAGTAACCAAGTTACCCATGGCTGCTGTGCTAAGAACGCGAACCCTCGATGAGAGCCACGGGTTCATGAAGGCACTGCTTGAGGTGGGAGGGGACTGCATTCTGGGCTTTTCCATGATTGGACCGGAGGCGGGCGAGGTCATGGCCATCGTGCAAGTAGCAATGCTGGCCGGTCTTCCTTATACGACCTTGCGTGACGCCACATTTACACATCCGACGATGGCCGAAGGCCTCGTCTTTCTCTTTTCACAAGTGGAGCCACGACGTTGA
- a CDS encoding DinB family protein: protein MGGLLWIALFDTVHHRGQLTTYIRPMGGKVPSIYGPSADDQREWH, encoded by the coding sequence TTGGGTGGGCTTCTGTGGATTGCTCTCTTCGATACGGTTCATCACCGCGGCCAGTTGACTACCTACATCCGTCCCATGGGTGGTAAGGTCCCGAGCATCTATGGCCCGTCGGCCGACGACCAAAGGGAATGGCACTAA